A DNA window from Pyrus communis chromosome 3, drPyrComm1.1, whole genome shotgun sequence contains the following coding sequences:
- the LOC137729404 gene encoding protein ROOT HAIR SPECIFIC 17-like yields MKKKKRDAINGHSCINITATAFGGVVFKTSVLRQHFRRIRHHVFPLISAVSGCLLLFLAAFSVLAPSPVLHPHDHLSLLRHLTSDDNGDVEVWPNSEETTKFRVPESGGSSGRYLWSTRKSEFFYGCSNAADNFATADAKTHSNRYLLIATSGGLNQQRTGITDAVVAAYILNATLVVPKLDQKSYWKDSSNFDEIFDVDWFISSLSKDVKIIKELPTKGGKPMSVHTTRVPRKCNEKCYQNRLVPVLNKKHAVQLTKFDYRLSNRLNSDLQKLRCRANYQALKFTNTISEMGKKLVERMRMKSKHFIALHLRFEPDMLAFSGCDYGGGEKERKELGKLRKRWKTLHASNPDKVRRHGRCPLTPEEVGLMLRALGFGNDIHLYVASGEVYGGEETMAPLKVLFPNFHTKETLLSKEELAPFSSFSSRMAALDFIVCDESDVFITNNNGNMAKMLAGRRRYFGHKPTIRPNAKKLSPLFINRNNMTWEEFASRLRTSQIGFMGEPNEIKPGRGEFHENPVACICSASNTKAKEVPIPQNESPDILKIDKEDYTNKDSGYATDEQVTEDEQDWSEADYDEITNRSLGKVLPSVRVSDPSLLHKSDQPEIEEFFSD; encoded by the exons atgaagaagaagaagagagacgCAATCAACGGCCACAGCTGCATCAACATCACCGCAACCGCCTTCGGCGGCGTCGTTTTCAAAACCTCTGTTCTCCGGCAACACTTCCGCCGTATCCGCCACCACGTGTTCCCGCTAATCTCCGCCGTTTCCGGTTGCCTGCTCCTCTTCCTCGCCGCCTTCTCTGTCCTCGCTCCGTCGCCGGTTCTGCATCCTCACGATCACCTCTCGCTCTTGCGTCACCTCACCTCG GATGACAATGGCGACGTTGAGGTCTGGCCGAATTCGGAGGAGACGACGAAGTTTCGCGTGCCG GAGAGTGGGGGAAGTTCAGGTCGATATTTATGGAGTACAAGGAAATCGGAGTTTTTCTATGGCTGCAGCAATGCCGCCGATAACTTTGCAA CTGCTGATGCGAAAACTCATTCGAATCGCTACTTGTTGATTGCTACTAGTGGAGGCTTGAACCAACAAAGAACAGGG ATAACAGATGCTGTCGTTGCAGCTTATATCTTGAACGCTACTCTTGTTGTTCCCAAGCTGGACCAGAAATCGTATTGGAAGGATTCCAG CAACTTCGATGAAATCTTTGATGTAGACTGGTTTATATCATCTCTCTCGAAAGATGTTAAAATCATTAAAGAGCTTCCAACGAAGGGAGGGAAACCAATGAGTGTGCATACCACTCGAGTCCCAAGGAAGTGTAATGAAAAATGTTACCAGAACCGCTTGGTGCCTGTTCTTAATAAAAAGCAT GCTGTTCAGCTCACAAAATTTGATTACAGACTTTCAAATAGGTTGAATTCAGATTTACAAAAGCTGAGATGTAGAGCCAATTATCAAGCCTTGAAATTTACCAACACGATTAGCGAAATGGGTAAAAAGTTGGTTGAGAGAATGAGAATGAAAAGCAAGCATTTCATTGCCCTGCATCTGAG GTTTGAGCCTGATATGCTGGCGTTTTCTGGATGTGATTATGGTGGgggagaaaaggaaaggaaagaacTTGGCAAACTTCGGAAAAGGTGGAAAACTTTACAT GCAAGCAACCCTGACAAGGTACGAAGACATGGCAGATGCCCGCTAACTCCAGAGGAAGTTGGTCTCATGCTTAGAGCATTGGGTTTCGGAAATGATATTCACTTGTATGTGGCATCCGGTGAAGTATATGGAGGTGAAGAGACAATGGCACCACTGAAAGTACTTTTCCCAAACTTCCACACAAAAGAGACTTTATTAAGTAAGGAGGAGTTGGCACCATTTTCATCCTTCTCTTCTCGAATGGCTGCACTGGACTTCATTGTTTGTGATGAAAGTGATGTTTTCATCACCAACAACAATGGCAATATGGCTAAAATGTTAGCTGGTCGAAG GAGATACTTTGGTCACAAACCAACAATCCGTCCAAATGCTAAGAAACTGTCTCCGTTGTTCATAAATCGTAATAACATGACATGGGAAGAATTTGCATCGAGGCTTCGAACGAGTCAAATTGGATTCATGGGAGAGCCAAATGAGATAAAGCCAGGCAGGGGTGAGTTCCACGAAAACCCAGTAGCCTGCATTTGTAGTGCATCCAACACAAAGGCTAAGGAAGTTCCAATTCCTCAAAATGAAAGTCCTGATATCCTTAAAATAGATAAGGAGGATTATACAAACAAGGACAGTGGTTATGCGACAGATGAGCAAGTAACTGAGGACGAGCAAGATTGGTCTGAGGCTGATTATGATGAAATTACAAATAGGTCTCTAGGGAAAGTGCTGCCTAGTGTAAGAGTTTCGGATCCAAGTCTTCTACATAAGTCCGACCAACCAGAAATCGAAGAATTCTTTTCAGACTGA